The Clarias gariepinus isolate MV-2021 ecotype Netherlands chromosome 24, CGAR_prim_01v2, whole genome shotgun sequence region atcacacatgcgcatcttgttttaacacaactgagccaacagtttttctctctcttgcgctgcggaattgtgggtaattgtctcccctgctgggtcttagtgctcgtctcttactggtaaaatcaacatccgtgcgcacgtgtactgtttactataacattgtgaccacgtgtgtgtgtgcgagttaaacatattttattttgagtttaaaagcgcgtgtgtacagctcgcatgtactgtttcttataacacacatgtgcgcgcgtgtaaagaaaaaaaaagtcttattagaggttaaaaatccattttctccctctctgtcgttaagtttgtgtgttatgtgtgtgtgcgtgtgtaatttgacactgtgctggttcacgcattctctctctctctcgcctgtACTATGTGtgcggtatgtgtgtgtgtttctctctcttgcactgcggagtGTGTGCGTTTACAGGTACAGGTTTACACAGcctttactctgtgtgtgtgtgtgtgtgtgtgtgaagcaccccctctctgctttacacacacacacaaagacactaaaggtgaaagagaaagacataacgcacacactccgcagtgcaagagagagaatctcacacacacacacacacacacacacacacacacacacacagtgcctgcgcagataaacagaaacacttatctgttaggatttatttttacttttttttttaagttaaagtgcaggttaatttattttatttttactttatattttgtgttatttatttttatgtatttttttttgggggggggtgtgGAATGAATAGTTTGAAGTTcaattattttctatgggaaaattagcattggtttacgagtgttttgaaatacgagcctgctcccaaaacaaattatgctcgtaatccaagactccactgtacaataaaatacaatgcataaatatatactgtatatatgggaCAAAATTGACCTGTAACACCATAGATTACCTTAGGTAGTTACTTtagataataatattaaaagaaaaaagaaaaaacaaattaatttaagatATGTGTTCTAATAACCTTCATTAATAGTCaggtaacataacctttttattatttatataattcttttaaagttaattttaccacttttttattaaaaacaaaaggtaTGCTGTCAAAAGAAAGGCCCAGGGGGGcacaacaaaaatattaaaaacaatctTTTAATGGATAAGGAAGCTTAACAAGTTAACTAAATGGTAAGAAACAAACTGGatgataaataattgttttaaggGTATTTTATGGCTAATTTAAGACGCCGACCGATTAACATAAGAGATAGGAACAGAAAGCTAACACAAGAGGAAGGTTAAAACACCTTTGCACACACCATCTCACTTTTAATactattttcttttaatctAATCCCTTAACTCGAGAAAATCATATCTATGATTGAactttctctccctttcttttcCAGTTTCACAGATCCAGTCTCTTAGGTTTTATTACTTTTCTGTCTTATCTAGTTCCCACAGCAGCAGGCATGCTCAAGGGATTTGTTGCTGGTCACTAAATTCATATCTTCATATAACTCCGTGCTGACACTGGCACGAGCTGATGGTGGTTTCTCCACTGACCAAATAAGATCGCGAGTTTGTCATTATGCCCTGTGCTTTCATATCAGAACGATCCAGACATCATTCACTTTCATGCCATTAGTGTTTTACCAGCCTATGTAGATGATTTCTGGCCAGACCTTCTGGGCACAAATTGCAAAAAGATGGTGTTGGCACGTAGATCCTTATGGAGCTCAGTCAGATACTTTTCCCCAAAAGAAGATTAGAAAAATGACCATTTCCAACATAGATATTGCTTTCTTCCTAATATTCTTTATCTGTGACATCAAGACATAGTACTGTTTATTAATTGCGAGTGTGAGAGCGTCAACTGTTCTGTGTCAGTCAATGACATGGAAACCAACATGACTGGTGACCATAGGCCCTAATCCATAGGATGAGGCATCGGTTgatatgtttaaaattttagttcaGGCCATATAGTTTAACAAATGGTGCAGAAATCAGCTCCTACTTGAGACAACGAAATACCCTCTGTTAATCATGAACCTACTACCACTGGTTCATTCGGACAGAAGGTCTCATAGTAGTTTGTCTTTTCAGCCAGGTTTGAAATGAACTGGTTTACCATTTCAGGAAGCTTCTCAGCTTGTTTATGTCAGTCAGTTCCTTCAAATAATAGCACTGCTCTCGTCTTGTCTGGATCTGGCTTCATGCCATCAGCAGAGATAATGTATCCCAGGAATGTTAACTCTCTTGACATGTTTAGCATATTCCAGTCCTCTCTAATCACTGATCCATATGACCCCTTCAAATCCTGCAAAAAGTTTGGTCACCATCCTGATCTGGAAGTTCAGGTGCAGTGCTGATCTCAAAATGTAGGCAGTTATAGTCATTAAGTCAGAATGGTGTAATAAAAGTGGCACTTATTTTAAGGACAGAAGAATTTACATTCATcagtcaaattatttttttgcatatccccgAATGCGGACTCTGCCAAGATAAAGTGCTGCtgaagcagacagggttaagggtcgCAAAATGGcagcctggtggagctgggactTCAACGACTGACTTTCCAATCAGTTACCCGAAGCCTTAACCAGCTGAGCAACCACTGTCCCTAAAACACTGGGCACCAGTTAGCATACGGTTCCACTCGACCATGAAGACGGTTTTCCACTTTGACTCTTGatcagctgatgcagacagctgttctctgaggacttttGATAAGTTTTGTAGCTGAGCCTTCAGATAACAGAAGTGGACTTCAAGTCCACAAAAATTCAGACTTTTTGTTGATCTCTTTTGGAGCCATCACCATGCCGCAACAATAGGCTAGATGTTCTTCTTCCCGATTGATGATCCCTAAATTCTCTATTCGTTCCAGCTTTTCTTTCCACCTCCATAAGCCAAGAAGTCTGAATGtcaacttaaaaaaactaaaccttcCAGTGTTTATGCAAAACCTGCTCAATAAAATCCCAAATATCTTGACTGCCTGTAAAACATGGCGAATATGTGAAGTAAAATCTTATTTTACAATGTTAAAGCATCATTGTTTATGTAGACATGAAGTGAAGATCTTTACTAACAggctacagaataaaaaatgtgatcATGTTCCAAAAGAAAAACCCAGTTTAAACAACGAAGTCAAAATATGTTGTCATCACATTAGCTTCTGGACGTTCTAGCATTATTGGAAGTGTGCTAAGCAAGCTAGCTAGTTATCTCGGCAAACAATTTATCTTAGCTTTATTTTTGGTATAGTTATAacgagaagaaaaaaacaaacacctctttgaaaacaaaaattaaaattcaGGTTACATCCAGGGTCactgtttttatctttattaaattgttaacatataggtaaattattctgtaacgtcaatttattaacattattaatcaCTATCTTTTAGTGACATAAGAACTCATTGATCTAGTTTTGAGCTATTTACAAGTGATTTATAAAAGTCAGTTTGAAAATGcattgggttaaaaaaaacacacacactccatatcAATCcactttgattattattattattattattattaccatttgACTCTTCCACAATAAAGATGATGCCTGATGATTTTAAAGGAGCcgttagaatttatttttttttaatcagatttacATGTTACTTTCACTCGATAtgaagtgtgtgttcagtgaaCAATATTTTTCTCATCTAACCTTTACGTCAAACTTTAAGGCTACTGTGGCTAACAAATACTATAAACCAGTCAGCTTAACTCCTTCAGCTTTTCAGTGCCATGACAAACACACTTTTAACATGTTCAGGACAGATTTAGGACGTCCATTAAGCTGGAGACGTGAACAAAATTTTATGATGTCATGAAATGTTAAAGGCCACCATCTTGACATCCACCTCTTATGCTTGAGTAGAGCCTGAGAGATGGAAGTGTTACATACGATAGCACAATAAATATCTCTGCTATTAAAAGAAGCGTGTTATTATTTGTAAGCCACATTAGCAAGTTGGTTAAACAACTACATgtggcattaaaataaaatagttttattgccaaatcatgctttaaatacaatttcaatTTTAGGGCTGTAATTGTACATTGCTTCCCCCTTGTGGCTGGTTGGCCACAtcaagtcagtttttttttttttaaccccatgTCAAATCTCACAGTATATCATTGCATACTTCATTTAACACTGTGTCCTGTAGTTAGGGAAAAACATCTAGAATAAACCCCTAACACAGACATGTTAAGAGGTTTACATCGCTTTAACTGGGTGTGAGCCTCAGTACAGGGAATCAGCCACCAGGTTAGCGATATCAGCCTGTGGATGAAGGATGTCTGGGGTTTGGTGTAGTTAGCCAactgcagtaaaatatgggacacATGCTATAGAGTCTGGTGGGTTCGCGGTTGATGGTGATGGGGGTATCCGTGGAGACAGGGATGGCCGATGCCTTCTTTCTGGAGCTCTTCCTGTTTGTGAAGGCCACGCAGCATCTGAAGGAGCTCACTGATGAATGGctgtgtgaacacacacacacacacacacacatatatatatatatatacagtcatacacacacactaaatgagACCAATGTTAGAATTCAAGTTAAAGTATTGTCATAGATTAAGGAAGTGATGAAcacttattattaaatatacctTACTTATCcttcacacaaaacacacacaggccactACCTTTAACTCAAGAACTTTGGAAGGAagtagtttattaaaaaaaaaaaaaaaaaaaaaaaagatcattatcAAGCTACCTTACAAACCTGTCAAACCTACAACGTCTTCCTGAAATATAAAACTACTGTTGTCaaaatgaagagagagagagagagagagagagagagagagaacaaatgaTTGTTGTTGGAAACATGTACAAGCGAGTGTCAGTCAGTGCACGTTCCTTTAGAAAGAGGGGAGTGACaatagaagagagagagagagagagagagagagaaaagcattAAAGCAACAGAAGAAGAATATTGTTGTTGAGTTTAGTACGGGTAGTATTAATCTTCTCCCTGTTATCGTTGTTCTGGTTGATTTCCTGAGGCTTTGCCAAGTCTGTACTGTAGctattcaaaataataataaattaagagaAACGAAGATAGGAGaagaatggagagagagagagagagagagagagagtgaaatgggtagaagaaaataaaagcaaaaaaggcAATGATTGTTCAGtggaaataaacaaaccaaaccaaaaagtGAGAATCATAGTGAGAGACAAAATCAAAGAGTGATAACACAAGAGAAcgagagatagacagacagtgaaaaaaagagtaagagagtgtgatagggagacagaaaaaaagagcaaagaaagataaaaagaaagagatagATGGATGAAGAAGGACTAGGATACATGAAGCGATCGAGCTACTGTAAGGCAGAGCAGGACCgagtaaataaaagagaaagatGGATGGAAATGAAAGGAGTGAATGAGTGGGAAAGGGCATGGGCAGGAGAGGGAATCACACTGAAAGAtagagcgagagcgagagagagagagagagagagagagagagagagagagaatggtaCCTGTGTGTTATTCCTGCAGCTCTGCAGCAGCTCCTGCAGCACAGAATAAACATTAATGGGAAAGTTATCAGAAAGCAAACCCTTTGATCTTTACTAGTTGATTAGGAGGCGTGGGCGACACCTGGAGTTTCTGCGTCCTTTCTTCGTCACTCTGCAGAACCAGCAAGTCATCAATGTCGATCTCGTCTGGCATGTCatcctcctacacacacacacacacacacacacacacgtcagatTACATCTCTCAGgttgcacgtgtgtgtgcgcccgTGACAGCATTTGAACAATGGGACAGCCCTAACTACATCATCGCTGCTCTCATATTTCACAGCTTTGACCAGAAGTTCTGACACACTCAGTCTGAGCCAGAGACCTCTCCATGAACCGTCTCAGTCACGCTTCGGAATAAACAAATGCATTTCACCACAGACACCAGTGCTGAGGAACCTCACACAGGAATATTTAAACCTGTTTTCTTAAGACTGGGCACATACTTTTAACTAAACACTGTTGTGGTGATAATAATAGATCGCTTTAAAcagaaagaatgaaatgaaTGTACAAACACATGCTGAGGGTTACTAATAAAACATCAGCCTTTACTGGAAAATAattaccacaaacacacacacacacacacagtttcttcGGTTCCATACTTTCCCCACACACGGTACAACGCATAACTAATATCCAAATAACATCAataaatccaccttctcatgtGTTCCAACAATGTTTGGCATAAACACCTTTAAATATGTTTGTATTCACTGTTACGGTGGAGAttttctggaaggagtctccagtgtcagaggtaaAGCTATAACTTTAAAGCAGATTTTGGTCCTCCAGAACGCCGGTTGTTCATGCAGGAACTCTACACTGTCTTTCTCACATCTGCACCCAAACCCTGTGgactgtatatatgtacacaaaACACACCCATaaacagacacaaacaaacacgcaCACCACGGTGCCCATTTAAGGCAATGGTGTCGAGCTCTGCGTGTGTTTATGCACGCGTGTGTTTTGGAACAGGAAGTCTGGGATCCCCGTGAGGAAACAAGCTCCTTTCCTTATACGGCACTCGCCCACTGCCtctctgaatgtgtgtgttagagatacacaatatatctgtgtgtatgtgtgtgttacatacagtagaggGTGTTTAATGACAGAATGAAATACCGAGACAAAGGCCACGGCTTCTCCATCCATTATGCACTTATCGCTCACTCTAAATGTTCACTAAGTGTTTATGCATGTTGCTGGAGAAGACACTGTGCAGAGGGCCAACACACTCCTACCTGAtaacacccccccacacacacacactccatataAAGTCCTGAAAGTGTGATGATGTACCCTCGCACCATGGCTACTACAGAACACTTTTCCCTCGTGTTTCATGTCTGAACTTTCAAAACtacaaaactgaataaaactaaaCCAGCTGTTTCTTAAGAGTCAACTTATAGTTCTGTAtcgagcaaagaaaacaactaaggagattactGAAACAAAGTTAAGAACTGGCCGACACATCGTTGGAAGGAAAAGTGCTAAATGTCAACTTCATGGAAGAAACGTGATCAGCAAAACATTATGAATAGGCatgatcagagatcacttaaacacttggtacAGTTGCGTGGTTAAAAATTGaaaccagagctatgtttaatagtgaaagtcagagcatttccatacacgcGAGGTATGgcgaactcacaggattgggactaaacaccagtgtgtccataagaaaaacacttgttagtgagattcATCAGGacaaaaaggctttaatttgctagatagcataaagatttgactttagagtgatgaaaaaaggtcatgtggtctaatgagtccagattgagccttgtaagaaaaaaataaggacGTTGAAGATTCCCAGTAGAAAAGAGAAGTTTAATGCAGCTTAACGGTAACAAAATACATAAAGCACTTCAGATTCCTTGGGGTCAGAGGTAATCTTTCCCAATATATGGACTGAAGCATTTATACTGTTCCAAAAACAAACCCTCCAACTATTTATGTAACTAGGGCTTGTTTCAAATACAATAACCTGAAACCATCTGAAACCATGACCATCTTTTGATCATCTATTTTTGAATGGTGGCGATCATATCTTCTTCGATTGTTATTGATGACTCACTACCGTTCTCGTGCTATAGGTGGTCTCGCATCATTTGAGTTATACGATTTACATATTACTGAGACCAGAGGACTAATCAAGTCATCTTTTAAACATAGGATGGTTTTCAATGGTCCACTGTCTTACCCAGCTGTAGTCTTTAGAGATATTCCATTCAGTGAGACTCTAAAAGTCTATTTTACTAGAAGAGTGATAGTCTATAAGAATTAAGACGGTTGGAGGATAAGCATTAAACATACTCTGGAGTGGAATTTGTGTCAAGGTAGTCTTATTTCTTACagcctgttccagagtgatgggcgtatcagggtaagaagagaagcacatggagcgatgcacccatcaggCATGGTGTCCACTGtccaagcctctggagacagtgttatgatctggggtttacatttacatttgggcatttggcagacgctcttatccagagcgacttactttttttttttttttttatctcattatacatctgagcagttgagggttaagggtcttgctcaagggcccaacagtggcaacttggtggttgtggggtttgaaccttccaaaccgtagtctaatgccttaaccgctgagctacccctgaccaccctgaggttgcttcagttgctcaggtctagactcagcaacgttacgtagcaataaaataaagtcaggttgagtgtactgaatgaccttgtggagtttttcttccctgatgacaaGATCATAAGAATGAAGGAGgaggttctgggagcatgaggaaccatttctgattttttatgGTTCTGCATGATGGAACCACTTTTAAATATGGAGCAGTCTACACCTTTAATTATGACACAACTATTACGCAGTTTAGTCAAAGTgggagaaaagaaatgaaaggaatGTGAGCAGAGCATTCCTCCTGCTACCCACAGATACAATATCTCACTGAGAAAGTTTTCTCTCAAGTAATTTATCACCTTGGGTATGTTTATGTTTAGGGCAGTGGGTTACACTGTGCAGAAACAGAAACAGCACACACTCCCACTCGGTCATCTCAAACACACAGGAACACACATCACGGCTCCATATAAAgcccagagagaaagagagagagagaaaaaaacaagctcCTCTATGCTATTATAAATCGACTCTTTCAAACATTCCCCATGAGGAAGTAAACCAGAAATGTCACGAAGATACATCATCTACCCCATTACATCTCAGAGGCCAAGATTTATCCACAACTTAAGTGCAAAATACCAGCATTAAAATGCCACGTTAGCGAAGCATACACAACAAAGAATGTTACCTAGCTAGCTAATGAAATCACTTAATCAAGCTAATCACCCGCGTGAAACAATTGTAGCTCTCGTCATCTGTACATAGCGAGGGTATAAACTGTGAACGCAGTCATCTTTGTTGGGCAAAATATTTTacctcagatttttttgttataaacaaCATATTAGGATGATCTAGCGCTATTATCAGTTAGTCGGTAGGATTAACAAACTGGACATAAAGATGAAGTTCCTGGCTAGCTACTGTAGCTACTGACAGAACAAATTAATTCTTGTTAAACATCCAGTATTCTCTCATATTGCTGTAAAACTAAACTAGTTACCAATCTACCTTAGATAGCTAGCTAATTACACCCTACAGCTGTTGCTATCTAGCTATGCTAAGAATGTAAAAGTAGctagcagtttagcagcaataGTCTCTCAGACCTCCatttgtttctttctgtttattttaaattgtttattaaacCTCCTGTGCTTTACTGATATACTGCTGTACACacaaagtgtgtatgagctaaaactttacttttatctttgtttttcaCCAATCTGTGTTTGCCCTTTAGCCTTTAAAGCTAAGTGTTTGCTGAATAGCATTGAGTCCAGTCTTGGGCAACATCAATCTGGTGGTGGTGTGTTAGGTAAGAGGCAGGGTGAGATGTctccaggtcacatggtctggGTATTGACCAGACAAGTAAACAAAGCTAAGGAGATTCTTttagcataaacaccattagtAACTTCGGCTAATTTTCACAATAATGTCAGTAAACATGTTTACAATATTTCAGTTTGTGGATAAAATCAGAATCACTTCATActccaaaataaatatatttaaattgtgcttaaacagacattttacaaattttaaggGAGATTATTTGTTAAACAGGTTATTCGTGATATAAAACGGTTCAGCAATTTCATAATCACGGTATCTCTGCTTGGTTTATCAGATCAGATGAGGTTAACCTTAATGTCTCTATTGTTTTCacagtaacagctcattcacagggactcGTTTCACGGCGGACTACTGATTCGAAAGTATGCCTAATCAGTAATGTGATGACATTTTCTTTAAGGAGACATTCACCTAATGTTTACAGAAGAAATCCCCAGTGTCAGCGTTTTGTAGTCAGGGTCAGATACAAACATGCAACTTTAAAaggttcaactttttttttttttttacatttttaggacAAAGTCGTTTCTTGgaaacatgacaagctgcatttttttaacttcttaaaaaaAGGTGAGGAAAGAAATACTGATGAGGAAACTAGTGTTTATGGCTGCTCTAAGCTGAGAGAGAACAGGAAGTAATTTGGTTTTTCACAGATGATCaagaaaatgaaatgtaaatatctatatatttataagtgGTGGCTTATGTGGTTAAGGAGAAATGGATGGGCTGTGGCAGGAAGGCCgtctggggtaaaaaaaaaccctgcaccAAATAACCTACAGACTGAATTAGTTAATGTTACaatgatgaaaaacaaacaaaaaaaattgttggtTAGGTCTTATTCTTGcataagagaaaataaaaacgtTTAAATCCTTATGCAGAAATTATGCAACATTATGTGAATCATAAAGTGAGAAATGCCCTGCGTCTACAGCATTTTGCAACATTTCATTTTGCAACAGATTTCAGAGTGACGATCAGCGTCGAAGTGAAGTGACAGTAAaagtgattcttttttttttttatggaaaatgcatgataaaaaaaacatgtctaatataatatttgtatgTAACATTAACACAGAATTGCCTTTGTACGCTATAGAATGACAGTTTCCCTTCCATTTCATCCAAGAGGCCCAAACCCTTATCCACACAGGCACACTCCCTCACCTAGTGGAAAGCCTTGCAAAAAGATTCAAGattatttattgtcatttatatACTAAGTACAACAAAACTAGAGCAGTCCTTACATTGCAAACCAAAATTTAAATTgtatgaatttaaattaataaataaataaataaataaataaaggcagtTATTGTTTAGTGATGTACAAGGTGCAAGAAGAGAAGAATGAAGCGCATTATAAGAGCAAAGTAGGAATAAATCTGTAATGGGATGATTAAACAAGGACATAAGGGTGTGATGGTGAGGGGTGCACAGACTGACAGTGCATCACTCTCTAGCTGCAAATTTTCATGGCCTTTTACCTCTCTCTAAATATTTTTCTCCTTCTGTGAATTTAGGGTATGTACAAGTATGTTAACTACATTTTAAGTAACTTCACTTAAGTTTGTCAACTGTATGAAATAAACACTTTTCCAACTTCGAAGAATTTTACAATAGCGATGTGCAACTTAttttcatccatctatccatgaACCTCTGTAGTCTGGGAACATTGGTGATTagtgttgtatttattcctattttaacAACAAATGTAAGCATTTGGtggatgctcttatccagagcgacttacaaaagtgctttgatgtttctgtcattggatagatccttacacagTAGGTTATAAGCTATacgtaccatcagtcaaactcTATGTATTTTTGAAAGAATTAACCCAAATATTTAAGAAACAGATAGGTCTTCAGTTGTCATTTAAAAACTTGGCTGTACAGACATTGAAAGGACGTTTATTCCACCACTTAATAGGCGCCATAACAGATAACAGTCTCGATGCAtccattttttgttaattttttatttttttattatgtgttatTGTTTCTGAAAGCTTCTGTCACTAAAAAAAATTCCTTCTATGTGCAAACATACTTGGCAAGAAAGCCCTTTCTGAATCTGATGTATTCCGCGAACCCCTTAAAAATGGGAGGACCAGTGAAGCAGTGGTAGtcgactgtggtaggaccacacacacacacacacacacactaatttctGAACACCATTTAGTGTCCTTCGAATGttgaagaaaaccagagtacatggaggaaaccaccaagcacaggggtaggataagcaaactccatgcaaacacacacacacacaccacccgaGGTGGGTATCGAAccctagaccctggaggtgcatgccACAGTGCCACCACTCAACTTATTTATCTAGAAATAACCcgaaaaacaaatgtttttttaattatgattattatgtaattattacgtttaaaaaaaaacttctgcacTTATAAAAGTTTTCCCCCCCACTCTACGCGCTCACGCACGCGCTCACTCACCGCCCCGGCGTACAGCTCCTCCAGCGCGCGCTCAATCCACTTCTCGGCGTCCAGGCGCTTCTGCAGCTCCGCGCGGTTGTACTTCACCGTGACGCGCGCCTGCCGCTTCTGCAGGTTCAGGCCGTGCTCGCGCGGCGGCCCGTGTGCTCGCGCGTGACAGCGGCGCTCGCGCTGATCCTCGGCCATGGTGCGCGCgtgagagacggagagagagaaaagtctgcgctgaggaagagagagagagagagagagagacgggcgcggtgacgtgtgtgtgtgtgtgtgtgtaagaacgCGCGCCCCTACCGTCGCAGATAAAGCGCTCTAACGCACACAGCGCATCTGTTCATTCCCAGTGTGCACGCTCACTTCCGGTTCGCGCACCTACAACTACATGTCTTCCCGCTCATCACCAGTTTCCTACAATCTTCAAAATACATACGGTTGCAAACTAACGAtgatcgggcccaagcacctgcgccaTCACCACACAACCTCTGTGCTTCGAGCATGTAAA contains the following coding sequences:
- the ppp1r14aa gene encoding protein phosphatase 1, regulatory (inhibitor) subunit 14Aa — its product is MAEDQRERRCHARAHGPPREHGLNLQKRQARVTVKYNRAELQKRLDAEKWIERALEELYAGAEDDMPDEIDIDDLLVLQSDEERTQKLQELLQSCRNNTQPFISELLQMLRGLHKQEELQKEGIGHPCLHGYPHHHQPRTHQTL